A window of Nicotiana sylvestris chromosome 8, ASM39365v2, whole genome shotgun sequence genomic DNA:
tttcaggaaaGTTGCACTTACATTTTATTGACTAATTCATATTTAGGTTTTATTGTCCAACTACGAAGCTTGGAGGACCACAAACCTCTTCCAGGTGTTACTGTTGGAGACATTGGAATGAAATTTGGAAACGGGGCATACAATACTATGGATAATGGGGTATTAAGATTTGATCATGTGCGCATTCCAAGAGATCAAATGCTGATGAGGTTTGTTGTGTACCTTTTTCTGGTTTTCAAGTTTCAGCTTCTTGTGTTTAAGTAGTCTTAGATATTGCAATTCTGGTAGGGTTTAGCAGGAGCTAGAAAAATAAGCTTTAACTGTTAGGATAGTTTGGAATTTCTGGCCTATAATTAAGTGAAATGATAGTTACTGTTTAAAACATTACTAGGCTGAATCCCGTTAATACATGAGCAGAATAACTGCTGTTGCCGAACCAAAAACCCAAATCCCTTTTCTGTATCAATGATTTTGATATCATAGTTTTTGGCTCATTATCGTATTATAGTACGTGGTAGTTATTATATTTGCTCCTAAACTTTCAGGGTTTCACAAGTTACAAGGGAAGGAAAATATGTCCAATCTGATGTTCCCCGACAACTCCTTTAtgggacaatggtatatgttcGTCAAACAATTGTAGCAGATGCTTCCAGTGCTTTGTCTCGGGCTGTGTGTATTGCAACCAGATATAGTGCCGTTCGTAGACAATTTGGTTCTCAGAATGGTGGACAAGAAATTCAGGTAATCTTGGAAGCAAATCCTGTCAGTAGTAAAGTAGGATGGTCATTTGTAATGGCAGGGTTCTGATCTTTCACTCATATGCATGCCATTTTCTAGCATACTCATCTTGGTGGGGCTCTTGCAATTATAATTATGAATAGAAGGGAGACACTTTTATTAAgatttttgatttaaaaatgttcTGTGTTTCATGAAATGCATTTGCTTGTTCAAAAAAGAAATTCATACCTATattgctcggactctccgaaaatgtcGCCGGGTGCGTGTCGGATTCTCCAAAAGCAGTGTATTTTTGGAGAATCCGACACGGGTGCAGCGGTATTTTGGAGAGTCCGTGCAACATAGATTCATACCAAACAACTTTCCGTATCAATGCCACTAATGTCGGCCAGCGCAAATCCAGCATCTGTACCAAGGGCAATCTCTTGTCTCATAGTATTTTGAGTGGAGAGAATGAGTTTTGGCGTCTGCATGTTTGTTAATAAAGGGGATGGGTGGAATGACGTGCACTTTTCTCTTTCCATTATCCATGTTGAATTAGCCATTAATCCCTTACAAAAATCCCCAATACCCAACCTATGTTGGATAAATGCCCAAAGATAGAGATTTATGCTCAATTACCTCGGTgatatcttcaaaaaatttaacTGGTAAGGGAAGGGGGAATCTGATTATAGTATTCTGTggtgacaagaggggttgctctgaaggtaagcaacctccacttccaaccaagaggttgcgagttcgagtctccccaagagcaaggtggtaAGTTCTTgtagggaaggatgccgggggtctatttggaaacagcctctctaccccagggtaggggtaaggtctgcgtatacactaccctccccagaccccactaagtgggattatactgggtggttgttgttgttgtggtagATATCAACAAGATCCTGTAGCAATTTAAAGCGGACTGTGATTCGTAAAGCGAGCATAAGATTTTTCTGGGAACTTTTTATGTAATGATCAATAATTAAAAGTATGCACATCTTTGGGCTGACTTGTATCATTAAACAAGTGATATTTATACCAAAACATCTCCCGGCAGAGCCAATTGCTGTACTCCAACATTTTCTGACTTTGCGGACGACAAAATTTGCAATACTAGGAATCTTATGGCTTTAAATAATTTATGTTCATTAACtttatgaaagaaaataaatttatGTTCATTAAACCTCTGTGACTCAGAAAAAGAACTTTTATGCTAACTGACTTTGATAGTATTTTTTTGGCGCATCAAGACTACAAAATCTTATTGCTACTTGTATCGTCGTATTTAGCACAAGTGTTCATAGATTTATGTTTTTCCCAGTCGAGTAGTATTGTCGGGTGACTCCACATAGTCATCGTTTATCAGCTTGAGAGTTGTGATTAATGCTCTTACTGCATGCTTTTATGCAGGTGATTGACTATAAAACTCAGCAAAGCAGGCTCTTCCCCTTGTTGGCTTCTGCATATGCCTTCAGATTTGTTGGGGAGTGGCTGAAATGGTTGTACACTGATGTGACCCAAAGACTGCAAGCAAATGATTTCTCAACATTGCCTGAGGCGCACGCATGTACGGCGGGATTGAAGTCTTTGACAACCACTGCCACTGCTGTAAGTAGTGACAACAACTTTGATTGTCCACCTACCTTGCACTTTACAATCTTTGATTGACGCCGTCATCCTTGCCTGGGGCTTTTGGGTCATTGTCCAAGTCTTTTACATAAATTATGTATAAGGGATATGTTAGTTTCTGTTAAGAGTGACATTTTATAATATACATGTGCAGAGTACATAATCAGAAAAATATATGGCTGAACACATCTTTAAGTTTTGCCTGCCATACAGTTTTTGTTCGTACTTGTGGGCATTGAAATCTAATGTTTGGCTGATTAAGATGCTGTGATGATTgaacttatcaaaaaaaaaagatgctGTGATGATTGAGCTGTCCGCTATAATGTAGTCTCCTAAACAATCTTCATTTGTATTGGGATAAGAGACTAGCAAGCGTGTCTTCTTCAATTGGATTGGACTGGCTTATTTAATAGTAGTTAATGTTCTCTTGAATGTACCTTGGGAAATTTTATTTTGGACCTGATCTTTTCTTCAGATTCAAGAAAAACTGTTGCTTGtgtaagaaaaagaaagaaaagaacttttcTCTAATTGTTTCCTTGAATCCATTGTCATGCCATTCAACATAACATGCTGCCTCGTTGCAATTTTATTCCAGGATGGAATTGAAGAATGccgaaagttatgtggaggtcaTGGATATCTATGTAGCAGTGGGCTTCCAGAGTTATTTGCCGTTTATGTACCTGCCTGTACATACGAAGGAGATAACACTGTGCTTCTACTACAGGTAAACTAATTGTTTTATGAAGGTTGACATGCCAGTTCTAAGTTCTTGTTTCCCTTCCACTCATCCAAGGAGAAGACTAAGATTTTGGTTGTTTCCTTCTTTGTGTTTCCAATTTTTTTAAGTGCGTTCTTAAAGGGATTGTGTGGACTTGGAGATTCCTTTCACAACTGGTTCAGTGGTGGTCATTTAAGCCTGTCAATGATATTTAGTTATCAAGCATAGGaattcgttttttatataaattctctATGCTTCAGTTTGTCATTTAACACTTCGGGTTAATCTTTTGTTGTTAAAATAAGAGAACTATCAAATGAGAAGTATTAAGGAATATCTGCAAAATGTGAATTCTTACATAAAGAGTTCTCTTGAACCTCCGGATGTCCCTCTTTATCAAGATCTTTTAGAAGTTATAGATATTCTAAAATTTAGTTTATCAATGGTTGGAACTCAAAAGTGCAGACTCTGAATCAAGGTACATTTTGTCGCTTCGCGAAAAACAGAGATCATTTGGTAACTGAGAGGAGACTAGGATAACTTTTTGGGATAGAGGAAGTAGATAAGTGAGTTGTATAGAAGGTTAATTTTCCTAAATTCCTTATTTAAAAAAAAGGTCAATTTTCCTAAAATTGATGGATGAATTAAAATGTCTGTAGGTTCGGTGGTTGAGCAATTTTTTCCTGTAGGGTAAATTCGTGGGGATTAGTTGTTGCATCAATATGGTGATTCTGTTGGTGGTGTTTTTCCCTATTGCTCTCCCAAAAGCAAGTCTCATGAGATTTTACATGACACTTGTTAAATTTTTTGCTTGCGAGCGCATGATTGTGAATGTGCAAGTTTAGTAGCAAAGTGCCAAAAGGTTAGGGGTAGAAGTGCCAGGCGTGAAAATTGTTGAGTAAAGCTTGTTTTGTGTACAAAAGCTAGCTGGCTCGAAAGATCTTCGAAAAATAGTTTTACTGCTCTATATTTTTGGGAAACTCAAGACAATGTTCTCAAACATTGTATCACTGTGATCCACTTGTCATAGCTATGTCTACATTCCTGAATCCTACTTTATGAATAGGATGGCTGTGGCTTGTCTGTTCTTTCGCTTGTTGTGGCCCCCCCCCAAAcccccaaaataaaaaaatacttttggtaaCTTAAATGTTGAAAGCTTAAATGAGCAAATGAAGTGAAACAGATACTTGTCTGTTTTATGAAGTCTTATACATAGTGTTCTGATTCTGATATAATAGTATGATATTTTAGATCTAGTATTCCACTATGAACCATGCTGGTGTTTCATGTAGGTTGCAAGGTTTCTTATGAAGACCGTTTCACAGCTGGGCTCTGGAAAGAAGCCAGTGGGTACCATATCTTATATGGGAAGAATTGAACATTTGATGCAATGCCGTTCTGATGTGAAACAAGGTAAAAATCCTTCATTGTTATAGTTACAGTTCATTCTGAAGTCGTGTTACAGCATCGGTTGCCTTAGAAAAGGATCTGCTTGTGATATTAGTATGTGTAATCTTTTTATATTCCTCTCTTTTACGTGCGTAATGTCAATCGTGTGAGAATGCCTGTTGTTTCGTCTTTCCAATTAGCCTCTTGTGTTTTTCTGACATACGCAAAGTAGATTGCTGATTGTGGTTGTCTTCCGTCTCCTGCAGCCAAGGACTGGCTGAAACCTAGTGTGGTAGTGGAAGCGTTTGAAGCAAGGGCTGCCAGAATGTCTGTTGCTTGTGCTCAGAATCTTAGCAAGTTTGATAATCCAGAAGAAGGTCCTCACTTTTTAGCAGTTGCATCTTTCTTATCAATTCTGTAATTTTTGATTACCAACCAGCTTAAAGTTTCTGCATGAAATTTAATTCAACGTTCGATAGGTGTATTTATTTTTCTCACAATCAAAATTCAATTTATAATTTTCTTGCTTTGTCCTCCTTTTTTAGGCTTTGCAGAACTTGCAGCTGATTTAGCTGAAGCAGCAGTTGCTCATTGTCAATTAATTGTTGTCTCCAAGTAAGCTTCTTTACTGCATTCTCTTCTTGTAAAATCGAACAACTTTATGATGCTGCAAACACAGTTTCGTTCTTGATAAGTACTATACCTATGAACTATCCAATTGGAGAGACTGCAGAATTTTCTGCTGCCTATTTGTTCTTCAGCTGTGTATATGGATAACCAGTCTGCTTTTTAGCAAAGTATTTTTCTTGCTGAAAATGGTATAATCGTTTCCTAAGTTGATAAGGATCTTCGTATTGTAAAGCATGAATTGTATCTGCTTTAAGCTTCTCGATAATGGAATTTACCATGATTTGGTTGAGAACATCGTAGATTATAGAACTTTGTTAATTAATACGTCTTTCATCTCATTAAGGTTTATTGAGAAATTGCAACAAGACATTCCCGGGAAAGGGGTTAAGCAACAGCTGGAAGTGCTTTGCGGTATCTATTCCCTCTTCCTTCTTCACAAACATCAAGGAGATTTTCTCGGGACTGGCTATATCACCTCAAAGCAGGCATCACTTGCTAATGACCAGCTCAGAGCCTTATATTCCCAGGTTCGTCTCGTTAAACTTGttatctgttttttttttttgggcttGGAGGGTTGAAGCTGCTTTTACTGATCCATTACTGTTTAATATCAGCTTCGTCCAAATGCTATATCGCTGGTTGATGCATTTAACTATACCGATCACTTCCTTGATTCAATTCTTGGACGTTATGATGGAAACGTGTATCCGAAACTGTATGAGGCTGCATGGAAGGATCCTCTCAACCAATCCGATATAGCCGATGGCTTCCATGAATATATTAGGCCACTACTCAAGCAGCAACTGCATACTGCTCGACTGTGAAGGAAGAGTTGCATATATTTATAGCTGTTGTATTGTGCTGTGCCAATAAACTAAAATTTGAAATATCATCTTTCTTTTGGATGATGGCCTCCTTTATGACTTACATAGCGGTGATTAAGCAGTAAATCGCTAAATCTTGTTTGAATAAGATTTATGAACTCTTGAAAGGAAACTGTAATGTATGCTCAGTATTTTTCCCTCCCAGAACTATGAAAGAAAATAGATTGAATTTTTGCCTCAAAATGAGTTCCCTGGTATTAGAACCTTGCCCTTGTAACGGGCATCCTATATGATTCTGTACGGTTACTTTCTCGCGGAAGTCGCTACAcggaaagttctagcataatatgctagattaTGGAGCTTATGTGGTTATGTGGGAATTCTGTCACATTCTCAAATTTCAGCACATTATGTTGGgatctcatatgtaaaaaattcgaatTACAACATATTATGTtgtaatttttttgaattttcaagggtatttttgttcagattttatcttACATGAAAAAATAGTTAAATTTTTGTACTTTTGAAATTGCAGCTATTTTTTAATTACTAGTTGcaaatctgactatttttaattttttttttcatttttaccaagaaagggaaaaaagCCTCACCCCAAACCcccccaaaaaataaaaaaattccccAAATCTTTTAAGAGAAACGTGTCCTTATCCATTAGTGCAAGTTTGTTTCATATATATAAGGTAAGAAATGAATAGTTTACATAAATAGATGGTACAAGACTAGTTCCAAAGTTCGACCGGTGGTTAGTCTAATAATAGCTTATAATAAGACCAATAATAAGACAACACCATCATAGTTAATTTTTCTTCGTGTTTTGCTCATGTTTCAAGCTGCAGACCCCACCACCAAAAAACAAAGAAGGAAGAGAATAAaagtattaaaaaaataaaagttgaGTAATGCAATGAAAAGCCAAAGGCACAAACACAAAACCAATTATTAGGATTTTTGACAAATATTTTCATGAAGACTTAGGTCAACATGTCATAATGCTTGCAACAAAAAGCTGCCTCAGTGATTTTGATATCTACTATATATTGAAATGTTATCACTactaaaaaaaacagaaattaatgACGGAGAAATTTTGTAGCTAACAATAAATCTACCACTAATTCTATTTAGCGACAAATTAGCAATATAATAATAAGAAATTCTATTAGATACGAGCGATTTAACGACAAATTAGTGACGAAGTCGTAGTTAATTTCAGTTTTTTTGTACTGTATTTCACTATAAACAATTAATGACATTCTCCAAACTCGTGTATCATGTGGAAAGATTTATCGTTTTTTCCGGATATTTACCGCAAAaaggttgctctgatggtaagcaacctccacttccaaccaagaggttctcaattcgagtcaccccaagagcaaggtgagaagttcttggagggaaggatgccgagagTCTATtggaaatagtctctctaccTCATGGTAGGGGTAAAgtatgcgtacacactaccctccccagacctcactagtGAGAATTATACTGTGTTGTTATTGTAATGCAAAAAGGTTTGTTGCAAATTCAAAGAATTAAAATCACTGTGATCATTATTACCTAATCGAAATGGAAGAAAgtaagaataataataataatatatatatatatatttatatctataGAGCATATGATCATTAACATGATCTAAACTTAAGTAAGAATCTCTAAAGTATGAATTCAAATAATTCTGTCTACTTTGTATTATTTTTGCTATATTTTTCAAGAATGATTAAAATGTGGTGTCATAAGATAGATTCACTACAAAGGTGTTTAATCAATCTCCAACCTAATCGTGTTTATTCAATATTGTGGTTTACACCggtatgttgttgttattgtgaTCTCACTCCTTAAATAAATCGGAAAAGGGCCTAAAATGCCCCTGAACTATCCGTTTTGATACAATAATGTCCTTCATCCACCTATTGGGCCAAATATGCCCTTCCGTTAATGTTTTTGGCTCACAAATGCCCTTTGAGTTAACGGAGGACACGTGTCATCCTCCTGTTGGTCCATTCTAaatatttcttaattaattaaaaagatCCATTATTCATACCCGAAAAATAATTTTCTAAATCAATTTTTCTaaaatttttttttactaaaaactaaagaaaaaaaaggaattttttttccagtttttacaaaaaaatagatttttttacTAAAAGAATCAGTAGATGTAAAAAAGTAGATGTTTTTTGCTAAAAtcacaataaaaaaaaatccagTTTTTTGCAAAGTTGGATTTTTTTTGGAAGCCATAACGTGAAAATATTGAACCAAAAGAACAAACATTATAGGATCGTTTTCTGCTGTTGTGGAAGCTTGGAATCTGTGTATATAAATGGTTGACATAGGACCAATGCACATCAAAAAACATggattttttttccagttttttaaaga
This region includes:
- the LOC104233747 gene encoding peroxisomal acyl-coenzyme A oxidase 1; protein product: MEGVDYLADERRKAEFDVNEMKIVWAGSRHNFGLADRISKLVANDPGFSKEGRTMLPRKELFKNTLRKAAYAWKRIIELRLSEEEAAKLRHFVDEPAFTDLHWGMFIPAIKGQGTDEQQKKWLPLAYKMQIIGCYAQTELGHGSNVQGLETTATFDPQTDEFVIHSPTLTSSKWWPGGLGKVSTHAVVYARLITNGKDYGINGFIVQLRSLEDHKPLPGVTVGDIGMKFGNGAYNTMDNGVLRFDHVRIPRDQMLMRVSQVTREGKYVQSDVPRQLLYGTMVYVRQTIVADASSALSRAVCIATRYSAVRRQFGSQNGGQEIQVIDYKTQQSRLFPLLASAYAFRFVGEWLKWLYTDVTQRLQANDFSTLPEAHACTAGLKSLTTTATADGIEECRKLCGGHGYLCSSGLPELFAVYVPACTYEGDNTVLLLQVARFLMKTVSQLGSGKKPVGTISYMGRIEHLMQCRSDVKQAKDWLKPSVVVEAFEARAARMSVACAQNLSKFDNPEEGFAELAADLAEAAVAHCQLIVVSKFIEKLQQDIPGKGVKQQLEVLCGIYSLFLLHKHQGDFLGTGYITSKQASLANDQLRALYSQLRPNAISLVDAFNYTDHFLDSILGRYDGNVYPKLYEAAWKDPLNQSDIADGFHEYIRPLLKQQLHTARL